AGGCAAAATGTAAAGGAAAGTAGGCTGAGCAGTAAACTGTTTCATAACCACAACAGTAACCTCCAGAGCTACAGTAAATTTTTATGTCTGTTCTTGAGATGTCTTTAAAAATATACCACTTGTATCGGTACTGATTATTTTTCCAAACAGTGCTTTGTATCGGATTTTTGGGGAAAATTAATATCACATCCTGGGTCACAACCACTGTAGTTAGTTTATGCAAATGACATGCAGCGTAACAAGCAGGGTGCACCTGCATTTGGACTACCAAGGATGTGCAATATATTTCTCACCATTCACAGAAATTAGAAACCCAAAAACAGTGTCTGACATAAAACCTTAAGCACATTTAATGCTGGATAATTTTGCACAGAATGTTTGATGTGTTCAGTTTTCTTATAAGTAGTTAGCAAACTCATATATGACTGTCTCAGCAGTGTCACAGTCAATAAATCAAGCATGTGTGTAAAACATCCCACTGCATACTGGACTTCAAAAATACAAGCAAGAGATTTTGCAACACAACCGTTAAAATTAAGGTCTTTTTTTATAATAAGAGATACATATGACATGAGGTTTTATCCAACAAAAGGACATTTGGCATGCAAagggccttttttttcctctgtaatgGTTTGGTATTTTTTTGGAATAAACTGGAATGATCCAGTCAGGATTTAGCACTTATTCTTATCAAGAGGGATTTATTTCAAAAACATAATGGCCTTGAGCCACTAAGAGGTTAAAATAGACGCAGTAAAATGATGGGAACATTATGGAGCATTTAGGCTGACACTGAGTGATGCCAATaccatgtgttttgtttctgaataGGTGGGATTAGTGATTCAGGGGCTGCTTCTTTTGAAGTTGTGATAACCCTGTGTATTGATATTGCCTAGATGTTCACAGCAGGGGACAACGGTTGCTTTGAAGTAAGAGTTGGCGATCAGCCTCATATCTCCACTATAAAATATGACAAATTTACTTATGgtaataaaaaagcaaaacaagaaaaaagtaaaataaagtaattGTACTTTTGCATTATAGCCATCCATCACACTGTCCACACAGGACAACTGCCTCTTTGCTGCCCCTTCAGATGGAAAACTCAAAAACTAATGAAACCAAGAACTGAGGCAAGCATAGGCAAAATACTGTGGATAAATGTGTTTCTCCTAATCTTCACGAAAATAGAATTTACTGTTGCGCTACTGTATTGAACAGCAATTGTGTGTAAACTGATAAACTGGCAACTCAGTATAAACGtcattaatgttaatgttaaatatCAGAAATTAAGCAGaaacgcgcgcgcgcacacacacacacacacacacacacacacacacacacacacacacacacacacacacacacacacacacacacagtcttaccCTCTGTGTGTATTGCGGACACGTAGCTCCAGTTGTATCTCTTGACAATGTCCACCATGGCTCTGGCCTGTTGCATATCTGACGGCACTACCCTCATGAAATATTTATACAGACTCTGTTGGAAGGAATTTACATGTTCAGAAGTCAGGCAGTGTACTtggcatgttttcatttgacagcCTGTCTACCAGTTACACGTGCATCCATAAGAGCCCCAATTATAAACCCCATTCCATGTAAATATGCTGTACAGTTTCATGCGATTTAAGGCAAACTGGGTTTAATAATCCTTGCCGTCATGTCGGCTTTTATTGTAATCATAGTTGCATTATTGTCAGAGTACATAGCTACAAgattttgtaaaataaacagcagatatCGAGTCTCTTAAAGTTGATTTTCATCAAACCCAAAACCAGTTATTACCtagaaagaataaaaacacacagtgtttttgttaACTGGTCTCACCTTGTCACTGAGATCCATGCTAGTGGCTGAGTAGGCAATCTGTGGGATGTTGAAAAGCTGGAGCAGATTCTGCACCTGGATGGCCACAGAACTGGATCCTGGTCCAATGAGACCCACAATGGGCTTCTTCCCCTGGAGCAGCATGCTCCCTGCCTCCACAGTGCATCTGCCctggctctcctcctcctcgctggACACTAGAGTGTCCCGAATGAACTCGATACTCTGCTCCAGTGCCACCGCAGAGTGCCAGCATGAGTCCCTGGCGTAGAAATATTGAGTTGAAAAGAAATAACTGTTGTAGCTCAcattcgaaaaaaaaaaatcaaaacctaTCCTTTGATTTTTATCAAAGGATCTCTCCCGCCAACATTTGTTAGTGCCTGAAATTCTGATTTACTGTAGGTTATTGTAAGTGGATACCTGCTTCTCTGGTTTACATAATTATCTACATTCTTTAGTCCATAGCCAGCCTCCTTCAGTGGAAGTTTGCCTGCTACTCTAAGTCTCCAATCTGTCCTCCCCTGCTGCCTAATAATCTCTCCCCCATTTACTCCCAGACCCTCTTCTCATTAAATTGACTCCATTAAAGGCTAAAAATACCACCTGTCTTTGCCTTATTGTGTCTCATTAGGGTCCAAATGGTGAAGATCCTTGTCATTATAGAACACTGGATCCAGATGTGCCAGCaatcacaggtttttttttcaactccTTGGAGACCTTCACTTTTCTTGAATCATTGGAAACTGAATAAAAGTATATTGCATTTTATATAACAGACCTTGCcacagtgattttcttttttacactaCATTAAAAGCCGTAGAAAGCAGAactcaaaaaatgtcacatcatttGTGATGATTGTCCAGTAATCTGTACGTTCAGATGATACCTAACAGCACTGTTAAATTCAGGCAGATGTTCTGGTTGTTTGTGAGACTGCTAGTTGATTTGATTCCTGCCTATATGAAGCCTTTATATGTGGTGTGTTAAAAGAGTGACCAAACCTCTGGGTATCATCCCTCCCTGAGTGTTCTATGTTGTATGTTTAAACTGGAAAAGATTACTGTCTTAAAAACATGCTGTTCTGTGTAAGAAGTgctttgttgtgtgtctctgagacGAACAATTGAGTCACAGTCTGGTTGCAAATTCATTTGTATCATTCATTTGTATATAATTTGTATCAcaactcttcttctctgtgtcgAGACGTGGTCCTCTACATAAGAACTATATAAGAACAAAGTAAGAAGTCTTGTGTTTGGTTTCTGACCTGATCTCACAGCCCAGGGTGATATTCGGGAGGATAGTGGGGTCTGCATTAATTCGATCCAGAGTGTGCATCATGGCCTCAACTCTCTGAATCCCATACTGCTCACGCACCGCACCACACTTTCGCTCGTGGACCTGAGCAAAATGTAACACAACTGGATTACATTTattaagtacacacacatagagaaaatgatcacacacacataaacacatgcagcaTGTACCTTGTCTGCAGGTGGTTGGTGGTGGACAGAGAACAGGGCTCCTATAATGATGTCACCAGGGATATGTGCCAATACTCTTCTCTCATTGTTCTGGGCGCTGACCCCAACCCCGTCTTTCAGGCCCAGCCAGCTCAGATCAGCTCCCAGTAACACGCTCACTGCCAGCAACCTCACATATAACCCTGGTCTAATCCCTGTTCCTGTGTTCCTCCTTCTacctccagccattctctgtccTCTTAGAGCTCAGGTTCTGAGGAATGGGTTGTCTTTGGCGTGCTGCGTGTACTGTCAGGGGTAAGGGTTGGATTCCTGATGAAAAGGAAGTAAATTAGCTCCGTATATGTTTGTTTAACAGGCAATACACTAAGAAGTCTTTTTCAGTCAAGTCAGCATACAGATACAGTGATAAAATGTTGTGAATATTGGAAAAAGGAAAGCAGGTTTGACAATTTATTGACAAATCTCAATCAAAAATGACATCAAGCTGCTGTGCCTGATGCTGAGAGGATGTTGTAGGTGAATCATGCAACTCAGGTAAAACCGATTTACAGGCTGGTGGTCCAATGAAGTGTTAACAAACTATGTAAAACTCACTCATCTCCTCCGTATTTAAGAATTAAATCATTATTGTGCGCTCCACATACCCAAACTAACAGACAACTTCATCCTACCTCTTTTCTTCCAGCTGCCATTCAGATGCCATTCCTTTTGAGCCAGTTTCCATCACAGAAGAGCGGCAAGAAAAGCGCTGCAGGTTTCTGCTCAAGCTCAGCCTGGCTACAGCAAACTGCAAATAGCAGCAGATAATATAGCCCGTTATTGGAACATGTTTGACTTACTGACGCACGGCGACggctccccctccttctcctccacctcctcctcctcctactccaaaacagaggaaagcatGGAGCATCAACAGTGACTAAATAGGCACAACTGTGGAAAGCACTGGGAGGCGAGCCACAGAGACGCATGTTTAAcatgagaaaagacagaagtaaACAAACGCGTAAGTAAGCAAATACGGAATAAAGGGTAAGAATGAATATCATAATAATAGCTTGTTTAAGCAACAACAGTTGTGTTCATTACGGAAAGTCGTCGCTAATTTGTGGGCGATATGCCGGTTAGTCGCGAATGTGAGAGCCTCTTTCTCTTGCACTCGTAGTTCCTATTGACCCCAAATTCTTCGATCCAGGAGGCTCACAACGAGATAACATTTCAAGTTCCTCTCAGCGTGGTGAGAGTGCATGATGTGAACATTTTGTAGGATAAGATGTGTGATGCATTTCCaccaaatgaatgaatttcttAGTatataattatgtttttttttctagttgcctggacagacagagagaaagtagCCCTGGTGAGCTGTCATTTACTGAAACAGAATGACATTTGAAATAGTCACGTGGCGCCCTCTGGTGGAGACTCATTTGCTGTCATGAACTTAATGTTCGCACCCTGCGAATATCACATGCAAATAGTCCTATCGCCCTTGTGGTCACAGGTGTAGGCAGTCATGTGAGACAGCAATACTGAGAAAGACATCAAAGATTTCTTCTGGATCATAATCTAAACACCACATACTCCTGCCTCAGGCAGTGGCTTTCTTCTTCATGCGTTCCTCATCATCTTGTCCTCAGTGAATTCTTTGTTCTAAGTCCCGGCCTCAGTTTACACTGTAGGTGATGACATTAAGTATCTGGAGTCATatgaccacacagacacaaaggaaaCTCCACAAATGTGATTTCTTATAGGAATGTTTGAAAATACTTTACTAAAGACCAAAAATGTAGAATTTAAGTTTTGTCATAAATTCACCTTTTTTCATATATGTATTTTAATGAAAGAAAGGGGCTTATTTTTCATTGGATTACACCTGAATGCAGtgtgtaaatactgtatgtcattTGAAGATTATTAGTTTATTTGTGGGTGGCCAAAGATGATATACCGTTTAGTCGCGAATGTGAAAGCCTCTTTCTCTTGCACTTGAAGTTCCTATTGACCCCAAATTCGTCGACTATTTTACCCTTTTAATGTGACTGTCCGATAAAAAATGATCGATTAATTATTAATCAGGTAACTTTAATTAGAAAATTACAGGACAGCTTATAACAAATCCAGTTTCAGCTGGAAAGTCCAGTCAATTAAAGAGTCCCACTAATGTCACTTTGAAATactgatgataaaaataataataataataataaaccagTGATTTATGATCCCATgctgctggttttgttttgcGGCTGACCCCTCTGTGCTCCAGGTCAATTTGACCCCATTCACAATTGAAAAATCTCAAAACATACTTCATATCTACTCAACTTGATGCTTCATGGCTTTTGATTAAATTTTGTCATTTCAATCTGTGTGCTCAGGCAGACATGGCTGGGACACTTCCGAGCTGGATGGCAAATGACAGTGTCCAAAACAGCAAAGAGCCAGAATTGTCCTTCAGTGCACGTCTACTGAAACTGTCCCCCCTTCTTGCTTTGGGTCAAAGTGACTCCAAACATGATTAAAGATCTTATTTATATACATACTGTGTGTAAAAGAGAAGTTCTCTCCtacttgtgtatttctttccaGATACAACAATTTTTCCAAAACATTCTCCATCGTTCAGGATCTGATGGTAAAAACATTCAGCGATACCTTGAAAAACAGTAGCTTTGTTGTAAGTTGCAGAGGAAAGAATAGTGGTCTGACAAATAGGTAAAATATAAATAGGTGAGACACAAATTAGGTCCAAATTTTTACTTGTGTAAATTTAAACTGCTGAGGTCAATCCAACCCTAAACAAGTATTAGTTAGTATTTGTACTATTAGTGTGGTTTCAGTATGATGTAATCATGTTTAGTATCTATTTAGTATGTGTATGACCAAATGAGGAAATGCAGTAGGCACATCAGTGATTCAGTTCAGCTGATCAAGTTTAATACCCTGATTTTACTTAGAGAGGCTACACCTCTAAAGGAACAGTGCAAACACTACTGCTCTGGAACAGTAAATCCATGTATAACAAAGGAGGCAACAGGTTTCATAGAAGCGACAgtgattcatttacattttagcaGTTTGATCAGAGATTTGTTCATGTTCCACACAGGTGAACCAAGTCGTTTCTGTTGTAAGAGGGTTTCTGGAGGATCACAACGAGataacatttgaagttcctctcAGCGTGGTGAGAGTGTATGATGTGAACATTTTAGGGTAAGATGTGTGATGCATTTGCaccaaatgaatgaatttcttAGTACATAATTATGtttatgttgatgttttttttctacttgcctggacagacagagagaaagtagCCCTGGTGAGCTGTCATTTACTGAAACAGAATGACATTTGAAATAGTCACGCGGCGCCCTCTGGTGGAGACTCATTTGCTGTCACGAACTTAATGTTCTTACCCTGCGAATATCACATGCAAATAGTCCTATCGTCATTAGActaagggtcaaaggtcagggcgCACCACCCTTGTGGTCACAGGTGGAGACAGCCATGTGAGACAGCAATACTGAGAAAGACATTAAAGATTCCTTCTGGATCACTGTCTAAATACCACATACTCCTGCCTCAGGCAGTGGCTTTCTTCTTTATGCGTTCCTCATCATCTTGTCTTCAGTAAATCCTTTGTTCAGTTTACACTGTAGGTGATGACATCACAAGTATCTGGGGTCATATGACCACACAGACAAAAAGGAAACTCCACAAATGTGATTTCTTATAGGAATGTTTGAAAATACTTTACTAAAGACCAAAAATTTAGAAATTAAGTTTTGTCATAAATCCACTGTAGACATTACattatgtattttaattaaagaaaataaaaacatctgaatTCTGACAGGGGCTTATTTTTCATTGGATTATACCTGAATGCAGTGTGCAAGTACCGTATGTCATTTGAAGTTTATTAGTTTATTTGTGGGTGGCCGAAGATGATTTGCCCTCAGCTGTCTCGTGTCacaagaaagggagaaagaatagaaaaaagaaaaagaaatcatatGTATCATacacaaattaatttaaaaaaaaaatatgggtTACTATatttctctcctcatcctcatgtCCCTTTCTTTCTGTGGACCCAGTATTGTCATGGTgattttcatgcaaaaatgcCAGGAATAACAGTTTGCTTTACTtctagcagtgtgtgtgtgtgtgtgtgtgtgtgtgtgtgtgtgtgtgtgtgtgtgtgtgtgtgtgtgtgtgtgtgtgtgtgtgtgtgtgtgtgtagacagagagagatcatgAGTTATGTGCCTATTTTACGCTCATGACTCGCCCTGTGTGAAAGCAGTCAGAATTCCCAGCAGAAATTAAATGTAACTACAAAATAAAGGCCATAGTGTGGCCCTCTACTCTTGGAAGAACTGCCCAATAGGATTAAAGGAGAtccaaatgaacaaacaaacagaactcAATGGTTTTTAGTGGTATCACTAGGCTATATGATGGGCAGGCTAATGGTGATATTACATTGTCATTTCTGAGCATTATAAATACGGCAAATCTCTAGATATGAATGAATTTTAGTTAGATTAATTCCTTTTTTCCTGAAAGGAGTTTGGCTGGAGTCTTGGGATGTGTGCTTTTGGGCTAATTGCCCCCCTCAATGAAATAAGCTTCACCCTGAGGTTAAGCAGCATGTGACTGGCTCAACAAAGAGGAGGGGGCGCCCGGAAAAATAAAACCCTGAGTCGCATGGGATTTCTCAGTTTGGCGCTGGCACTTAATTCGGTGACTGCTTGCCGCCTCCAGAGTATAAAGAAAAACTCGTTGTAATGTGGTCACTGATAGTCATTAgcttcatgttgtgttttgtacCCTGCTATCCACAGTTCCCCCGTCTGTGTGCCACCCGGGAAGCCTTGCGCACCAAGGAGTGCTGCCCACCTTGGGAAGGGGACGGCTCGGCCTGCGGAGCCAGCTCGGGCCGGGGTTTTTGTCAGGATGTGGAAGTGACGGACCAGCCCGACGGGCCGCAGTACCCCTTCTCTGGGTTGGATGACAGAGAGAAGTGGCCTCTGGTATTTTATAACCGGACTTGCCAGTGTGCAGGGAATTTCATGGGTTTCAACTGCGCAGACTGCAAGTTTGGCTACTTTGGGGTGAACTGCAACGACAGGATAGAGTCTCTCAGGAGAAACATCTTCCACCTGTCCAGAGCCGAGAGGATCAGACTTGTATCTTACCTGAACTTGGCCAAGCAGACTGTCAGCAGGGACTATGTTGTGGCCACCGGGACCTACAGGGAGATGGAGAACGGCTCTATCCCGATGTTCgctgatgtgtctgtgtatgatgtgtttgtgtggatgcatTACTACGTGTCCCGGAACGCCTTGCTGGGGGGGCCGGGGAATGTGTGGACTAATGTGGACTTTGCCCACTGGGCGCCTGCGTTTCTCCCGTGGCACCGAGTCTACCTGCTGCACTGGGAGCATGAGATCAGGAAGCTGACCGGAGACATGAGCTTCACCATCCCGTACTGGGACTGGAGGGATGCCCAGGGATGTGACGTGTGCACGGACGAGCTGATGGGGGACCGGAACCCTCAGGATCCCAGTCTTCTCAGCCCAGGCTCGGTCTTCTCTTCTTGGAGGGTAAACACGCTCTTCCAGCTACATtcgcttttcttttcttttcttttccaataGAAGGTTTGTTTATAATTTGCTGTAACCAATAATTTGCATCAACTAACTGATTCACTTTCTTTCATGCCCTGAATTGCACGTTTGTGTGCGTTTGCAACTCCAGGTCCTGTGCTCCCGACCACAGGACTACAATGACAGAGGTGTGTTATGTGATGCCAGGGGAGAAGGTCCGTTGCGTCGTAACCCTGGAAACCACAACCGTAACGTGGTTGACCGATTACCGACTTCAGCGGAGGTGGAGTTCACGCTCAGTCTGACCAGCTATGACACCGGAGCCATGGACCGCAGCGCCAACATGAGCTTCAGGAACACTCTGGAAGGTCAGATAAGCTTGACCACAAATGcgcacacacctacacctacacctacacacacacacacacacacacacacacacacacacacacagagagagagagagagagagagagagagagagagagagagagagagagagattgttcTGCTCCACAGGTGATATCACTCACTCGGCTGCTCCAAATTACACACAACGCTGCGCTGCGGCTCTTCCATCTCCTTGTGTTAATCCGGTCCTCTGTCTGCCTGGTCCCTGTAGTGTGTCCGTTATGTGTATGCTTCTCTGTATGTCGTTAATGATTATTTGCACTTTGATTTGTGGCCTCACGTGACATGCATTTGTTTGCATTGTGTCCAGACAGGTGAAGGCATACTCTCATACTGCTGTTTTGATTTGCAGGTGATTAACAAGTCATCAATAGCAGCTCGCACTCTGACCATTTCCATGTATACAGTGAAGCAAAATGAAGTGTAATGAGTGCAATAATTAGGGGTGTAAAAAATAACCGATTACAAAGTTATAAATCGGTTTAATGTTGTTCCCTGTCGGCATCTCCCTCTCTAACTCTCTCGCGCACCTTCCCCTAACACTCTCGCGAGACGTCAGGTAGCACTGTGTTAgcgagggaaaaataaaaatgtccgACACCGACACAATCTACAACGCACCGTCAAGTTTAAAGTCAAAGGTCTGTAAGAAATTAGGATTTTATATGAGGTATGGAGTGCTGGATAAAACCGGTACACCGGTAGTATGACAAATCTCAACACTCACTTGGTGAGAGGACATGGGGAA
This genomic stretch from Toxotes jaculatrix isolate fToxJac2 chromosome 12, fToxJac2.pri, whole genome shotgun sequence harbors:
- the LOC121190799 gene encoding tyrosinase-like isoform X2, encoding MGFNCADCKFGYFGVNCNDRIESLRRNIFHLSRAERIRLVSYLNLAKQTVSRDYVVATGTYREMENGSIPMFADVSVYDVFVWMHYYVSRNALLGGPGNVWTNVDFAHWAPAFLPWHRVYLLHWEHEIRKLTGDMSFTIPYWDWRDAQGCDVCTDELMGDRNPQDPSLLSPGSVFSSWRVLCSRPQDYNDRGVLCDARGEGPLRRNPGNHNRNVVDRLPTSAEVEFTLSLTSYDTGAMDRSANMSFRNTLEGFGDPRTGLGNSSRMGMHAALHVFMNGSMSSVQGSANDPIFLLHHAFVDSIYEQWLRRHRPSPSQYPDANAPIGHNSEYHMVPFLPLHRNREYFISSKDLGYEYSYLLDANQRLAESMRPYLEELQDVWPWLLLAGLFGGIVAVAIAAAAVTAKRRYRGSPGLYVRRWKNLFTLSERQPLIWSNDIEETIHYNYQTTM
- the LOC121190799 gene encoding tyrosinase-like isoform X1; translated protein: MWSLIVISFMLCFVPCYPQFPRLCATREALRTKECCPPWEGDGSACGASSGRGFCQDVEVTDQPDGPQYPFSGLDDREKWPLVFYNRTCQCAGNFMGFNCADCKFGYFGVNCNDRIESLRRNIFHLSRAERIRLVSYLNLAKQTVSRDYVVATGTYREMENGSIPMFADVSVYDVFVWMHYYVSRNALLGGPGNVWTNVDFAHWAPAFLPWHRVYLLHWEHEIRKLTGDMSFTIPYWDWRDAQGCDVCTDELMGDRNPQDPSLLSPGSVFSSWRVLCSRPQDYNDRGVLCDARGEGPLRRNPGNHNRNVVDRLPTSAEVEFTLSLTSYDTGAMDRSANMSFRNTLEGFGDPRTGLGNSSRMGMHAALHVFMNGSMSSVQGSANDPIFLLHHAFVDSIYEQWLRRHRPSPSQYPDANAPIGHNSEYHMVPFLPLHRNREYFISSKDLGYEYSYLLDANQRLAESMRPYLEELQDVWPWLLLAGLFGGIVAVAIAAAAVTAKRRYRGSPGLYVRRWKNLFTLSERQPLIWSNDIEETIHYNYQTTM